A genomic region of Thunnus maccoyii chromosome 13, fThuMac1.1, whole genome shotgun sequence contains the following coding sequences:
- the LOC121910033 gene encoding uncharacterized protein LOC121910033, with protein sequence MDSIDDDYIWQRRIHHGIRYQKGAVPFPESVEIGLEFNAALERKEKLDLSLLTNGVMLELCSFAKTVTKSWKYFMFEMLEFNFDLGMDMDNDMQCYDYATRIHNKVKILKEHIKLRPNRWKEAFTLPELHTVMGSKESELSGRYYPKRNKILDSSVLTDGSKKSQTSENQSNGATRSTFLIKKPGGVRIKDNAYPFCKELGVSLAVRPNNTPKQKLHPSLITNGVMIELLDFSKVLCGGQTQMVNDLVKQNFGHELDKLQFRLQLAKLLERKYACLTGESRDSFRKEPFQLQTSERRRYKKRKDRDTDYEELQRLTLSTKRRVTLRHTNSDVKEICQENDLSYMCPVDFETEIQSGTQARPETKLAVTLDVKKEEEEVFISPVQRRTNGHNTRLFKRCPTQKSISDLFSEDKNQDMNVKTSKQKVWLRRATRSKEILKSSRVNDIFASCREIGLDFNVGSGNKQNMDLQLLTNCVLWEVYRFASAMTKSMRSFLFDILNKNFSLVFQDELHERNFLYYIMTKEKILQNHPSRRNMEFLTSAFQFPEVYNMVDVTSDFQAEQEVKTEPQTNWDSSALDTSQQTDVEPHPFCKKLGLDLWSMEERPASTKLDLTVLSIGAVLEIFSLIRELCGTVRKMVNDVLEHNFDLDLQSGSTEAAQVIQRWYATQKSLMKKQNTSARINQWLNAAVYSAELQTDNSLDTGALNVGREAFKGNTQQVKSIDGYHICKEIGLDLDVRYKSETKTKLDLQVLTRGVLFELHQYVEQNCNRYVPSLYEILEYNFDLSSQNHRKVEFAWSIASQVIAMSGKNSRKENYLNKVFELPFEVSELSQIICKEEPEDGFNELDPDDYDDIMFVRELKPVDIEVELE encoded by the coding sequence ATGGACAGCATTGATGACGACTACATCTGGCAGCGCCGCATCCACCATGGGATTAGGTATCAGAAAGGAGCAGTTCCCTTCCCAGAGTCGGTTGAAATTGGTTTGGAGTTCAACGCGGCGttagaaaggaaggaaaagttAGATCTGAGCCTGCTGACAAACGGTGTGATGCTGGAGCTTTGTAGCTTTGCCAAAACGGTGACCAAATCTTGGAAGTATTTCATGTTTGAAATGCTGGAGTTCAACTTTGATCTCGGCATGGACATGGACAATGACATGCAGTGCTATGATTATGCAACGCGTATTCACAATAAGgtaaaaatattaaaggaaCACATCAAGTTGAGACCTAATAGATGGAAAGAAGCATTTACACTACCAGAGCTGCATACTGTGATGGGGTCCAAAGagtcagagctgtcaggacgATACTACCCTAAAAGGAACAAAATCTTGGATAGTTCAGTTCTCACTGATGGCAGCAAGAAAAGCCAGACTTCAGAAAACCAGAGTAACGGAGCCACAAGGAGTACGTTTCTTATAAAAAAGCCAGGCGGAGTGAGAATTAAAGATAATGCTTACCCTTTCTGTAAAGAACTTGGTGTATCTCTGGCTGTTCGACCGAACAACACACCCAAACAGAAACTCCATCCAAGTCTGATTACCAACGGAGTGATGATAGAACTGCTGGACTTCTCCAAAGTGCTTTGTGGAGGCCAAACTCAGATGGTTAACGACTTGGTCAAGCAAAACTTTGGTCATGAGTTGGATAAATTACAGTTCCGCCTGCAACTTGCCAAGCTGTTGGAGAGAAAGTACGCCTGCCTAACAGGTGAGAGCAGGGACAGTTTCCGAAAGGAGCCTTTTCAACTCCAGACCAGTGAACGGAGGCGttacaaaaagagaaaagaccGTGACACAGATTACGAAGAACTGCAAAGACTAACACTGTCCACTAAGAGAAGGGTAACGCTGAGGCACACAAACAGCGATGTGAAAGAAATTTGTCAGGAAAATGACCTGTCATACATGTGTCCAGTTGATTTTGAGACAGAAATACAGTCGGGTACACAGGCCAGACCAGAAACAAAGCTGGCAGTGACACTGGATGtaaagaaggaagaggaggaggttttCATTTCCCCAGTGCAGCGTCGGACTAACGGCCACAACACTCGGTTGTTTAAGCGCTGTCCGACTCAAAAATCAATCTCAGATCTGTTTTCTGAAGACAAAAACCAGgacatgaatgtaaaaacatcaaaacagaaGGTGTGGCTGAGGCGAGCGACTCGCTCTAAAGAAATCCTGAAGTCAAGCAGGGTGAACGACATCTTTGCCAGCTGCAGAGAGATAGGTTTAGACTTTAATGTCGGCTCTGGCAATAAACAGAACATGGATCTACAACTGCTCACCAACTGTGTGTTGTGGGAAGTTTATAGATTTGCATCTGCGATGACAAAGAGTATGCGCAGTTtcctgtttgacattttgaacaAGAACTTCAGCCTTGTCTTCCAAGATGAACTGCACGAGCGCAATTTTCTGTATTACATCATGACAAAGGAAAAGATTCTTCAGAACCACCCTTCGAGGAGGAACATGGAGTTTCTCACCAGTGCTTTTCAGTTCCCTGAAGTTTACAACATGGTTGATGTGACAAGTGATTTTCAAGCTGAACAGGAAGTTAAGACGGAGCCGCAGACAAATTGGGATTCATCAGCCTTGGATACAAGCCAGCAGACAGATGTGGAACCACATCCGTTCTGTAAAAAGTTAGGTCTTGACCTTTGGTCGATGGAAGAACGTCCAGCAAGCACCAAGCTGGATTTGACTGTCCTTTCCATTGGTGCTGTCCTGGAAATATTCAGCCTTATCAGAGAACTTTGTGGAACAGTGCGCAAAATGGTGAACGATGTGCTTGAGCACAATTTTGATCTTGATCTGCAAAGTGGTTCAACTGAGGCCGCACAGGTGATCCAGAGATGGTACGCGACGCAGAAAAGCttaatgaaaaagcaaaacacatcgGCCCGGATAAATCAGTGGCTAAACGCAGCTGTCTACAGTGCAGAGCTGCAAACTGACAACAGTCTGGATACAGGAGCATTAAATGTGGGCAGAGAAGCTTTCAAAGGAAACACGCAACAAGTGAAAAGTATCGACGGCTATCACATCTGCAAAGAAATAGGACTGGACCTCGACGTCAGATACAaatctgaaacaaaaacaaaacttgattTGCAAGTGCTGACGAGGGGAGTCCTCTTCGAGCTGCACCAGTATGTAGAACAAAACTGCAACCGGTACGTTCCTTCTCTGTACGAGATCCTGGAGTATAACTTTGATCTGAGCTCCCAGAACCATCGGAAGGTGGAGTTCGCCTGGTCCATCGCATCTCAGGTCATAGCCATGTCaggaaaaaacagcagaaaggaAAATTATCTGAACAAAGTGTTCGAGCTGCCCTTCGAAGTGTCTGAGTTGTCCCAAATTATCTGCAAAGAGGAGCCGGAAGACGGCTTCAACGAACTGGACCCTGATGATTATGACGACATCATGTTTGTCCGAGAACTGAAGCCTGTTGACATAGAAGTAGAACTAGAATAG